DNA sequence from the Phoenix dactylifera cultivar Barhee BC4 chromosome 13, palm_55x_up_171113_PBpolish2nd_filt_p, whole genome shotgun sequence genome:
ACAACTTAATAATCCTTAATAATCCTCCAAAGAATCGCTGTGGGCTATGAAAGAAACTGGAAGGTTAGTCATGCCATTTGAAACATCACACTTCAGTCCTCAAAATTCAGAACACAGAAAACCATAATATCAGTCAAGGACTTTGTTTCGAATCTTTGGATGATGAATGCAGATGTTATAATCACAACTTTTATAGCTATGTTGAACAGAAGAAGCTGGTAAATTTAATTATGGAAGAATATATACAAATAAGAAGTAAggagttaaagaaaggatttataATCACCTTCACTAGTTCTTCAAGAAGACGAGGTGCAAGTTCTAGCATACGTCTAAAATCACTTTGTAGAGACGAAGATAAAAAAGCTGATTCACGGGTTAATTGGGCTTGAATCAGCAATTCCATCtgaaatcaacaaaaaaaatgacTACAGAATTTGAAGGATAACATCAAGTACAAAATAAAGACAAGAATTATCATTAATCTTGGTGAGGCCAATGATGCAAGGAGATCTAAGAGTTTGACTTCTATGTTCTTACTCCTTTTGGACTGTGTAGGATGGGCCTCATTGGCAACTATCTAAATTCTGAAGTATAAATAGTTGTTGGAATTTGCTATGCCCTTGTGGGCTGTAAATGAAGCTAATGTGGTCATATCATAAGGGCTGAAGAATGGTCAGACAGTTGTACACCATTACAGCATCTTCAGCACACAATAAGATGAATTGCTGAATATGGATACATAATACTACCTTAACTAATGATGGATGCTGCTTCCAAAACTTTGCTTGCTCGGTTTTGATGTTTTTTAGGTCCAAATTCAATTCACTTCTGACCGCCACAAACAGTTTCTGAAGGGGCTCATCATCACTTCTACGAACTGGTATTTCCATAAATTCTGCAGCCTTGATGAAGACATCCACGACCTTGCTGTATCATTATTTATTTCATCAGATACAGAAGGAAAAGAATTATAAAACACCTTATAGAATTAATAAGGGATGATGTTATGCAGAGATGTTAATATTCAGAAAATAACTGGATGGTCTCAAGTTACAATATATCTGTGCCCCAGCTTTAGCTAATTAATCTGAGAGTCCCTCATCACATCACCTTTCCATGAAACAGGTATTGTCAACATCTTATTATATCGATTCTTTGATGGAATTATAACTACCGAAAATGAACAGGTGCACGGGCCTTGTGCTAAAAAGAAAGCAGTTTCTAAGACCTTATTGTAAGAAAAGCAAATGATAaagagagatgagataaatgcAGTGTTGCCAACAAGCCCCACCAAGTTAGATAAGAAACCAACTTTTTGTCAACAAAGACAAACTTAAGATAACATTAAATTGGAGTTGAAAATCCTAAGTAGCATGTTCACAGGTAATCCTTTGTTAGCTACCTTCTAAGgcattcacatccatttgcAGAAGCCAAAGAGCAAAATGGTGATAAGTCTAACAATCACCAATCTCTCCAACAAATTCATGTGAGAAGAGATCTCATGCTTTATTTATCAACTACATTCTTTCTATAACTATTTTTTTCACAAAAATTATCTTACTAGTCGAAGAGCTGGATGATCATGTCACCAGGGTTATAAAACAAATACTAGTCATTTTCTCTTTCATATGATTTCTGTTATTTCACTATAAAATTTCTCTCATTTAAGAATGTAGTAAGAAGCATAGATACTAGGTAAGAACACAGACGTATTATCTAGATGTTCAAAATTTGAGCTTGCCGAGGTTCTAGATACTTGAAAATAGACGTGGCAATGGATTGGGTATTGGGTTGGGTAAAATTTGGTTCAGGTCAAAAAATTCTTAACCGATATCAGACCCATTTATAGTTGGACTGGAAAGAATAAATCATGCTCAATACATTTATTTTGTATGGAGTATGGACCCATAGCCAACCTGCCAATCCAATTAGTGCTTTACTTATCAATTATAGGGCTAAAATTTGGGGATCTAGGGTGGAGCATCCAAATAAAGTGAGAAGCTGAAGTGGAGAAGAAAGTGTAATAAATCCTCAATATGCTACCCCTTTAACTTTTCTTCATCATATTTTATTCATCTCCTAACCATTAATTTTGTAGAATTTCCCCAGTTTTGTGTTTTGTGTGGAAGGAGTGAAGAGATTGCAGATCACTTGTCCTTGAGCAATGTTTCCTCTTGAATATTTGTAAGTATTTTGTGGATAAACTTAGCATTGAAGATCTGCCAAAATCTGAAGGCAAAACATGGAGGGAGTGAGACTGTGCAATGTTAGAACCAATTCCCAATCTGGGGTGGATGTCATTGCCTCAGTACTTTGCTGGAGTATTTGgattgaaagaaaagaaaaaaaatattcagaaATCATGCTAGAACAATGGAGAAGGTTGGGAAGAGTTctgttttttcttgttttcaatTGAACGGCTGCTAGCCCTAAGAAGGGTCAAGCACTACTTAAACCTGTTCTAGACATCTTTAAGTCGGACCTGTAACCTTTCACCCAGTCTAATGTCTCTTGGTGCCCTATTTCACCTCTCTTACCCTGCCCTCTTTTCTTGTTTGCACCTTGTTTGCTTCAGTTAACTCTGGCTAACTGTAGATTTTCTACTCTATAATAAATTGGATCAGGGTCTGCCCAATTCTTTCTCTCAAAATAATTGCAAAGCCTTCCCGATCAACCAAATCAGACGTAGAGTAGGCCATGGCCCATCCCACAATTTCGACTACTATAAAGGTCCATGAATGGATTTTAAGAGTTTGCTTAATCCATGAGGACCCATTAGGTTAGACGGTCAAACCCATACCCAACCCATTTATAATTGGTTGATCTTGGCTAACCCAAATCTAATCAAATTATAAAGAAGCCTCACCAAGCCTATTCATTTTGGGTAGGTTTGAGTAGGTTTGGGCAGGTTTGGGCAGGTTGGCAGGTCTAAGCTAGAAACTTTGAACCCTGCTTCGACACATGTAACAACTCATGGCACTCTTTAACATTCCAGACCATCAAATCATGTACCCATTATCAATCTTTACATTTGGCACATGTACCAACGTCCATTAAAGTTATCAAGTATAACATATCATTTAGAATGTAGCCAATTTATGAACTTAGGGGAAGTAGGTGCAGCTCCCTATCAATTTATAGACACATTCTTTTCTCCAGGGAGATTATATATGCATCTATCATGATTAGATATACATATAAAAGATAAATATGTGTTTGTCTAAGAAGCATaatcttttggaaaaaaaagttgGAACATTAAGTTTCTGAAAGGGGGTGGCCAAATGCATGAGATTCTCGCCATTGCAGGGTCCGGGGAGGGTCGAATGCATGTAACCTTACCCCCAATCCGGAGGGGCTATTTTTGGGTTTCGAACCCGTGAGTTTCAGGTCACAAAGGAGCAACCTTAACATTGCACCAAGACAAGTTTATGAAAAATCCATAGAGAAAAAATTGAGAAACATGGCAATCTTACATGGAAATAAAGAATAAAAGTTCAAGAACAACTATAAtgaattaataataaatatgagTATGATTTTTATGCAGAATAACATATAATCCTTGTTATAATAGCCTTTAAGAAAAAAAGTTCCAGTTTCCTGTTCATATCTTTGTGAGTTCTAAAAGATTGAATGATCATGTTAGATTGCCATTTTTTTTGGCCTCCTACAACACattcaaaattatattttttacctGGAGCTAGCAGTTTGATTCATTTGGGTAATTTTTGACCCCTTCCTCCCCTACAAGAAGCCCTTATTTGTtacaatcaagttttggtgCGTTCTTTCGCCTACCACTACCAATGAACTACCAGAGACACCAAATCAGTTCAATTCTATCTGATCACCCACCTCTTTTATGTAAGATTACAACATCCTTCTTAGGTTTTTCCTCAATATGATCCTTTATGAGGCTTTAACTATGCTTTTTCATGATTACAATCTGTTAGGTACCagtgtaatattttttttggtattttaaTGATACTTGCTAATTGTCATACTTCATTTTTGGTTCCTCTCTTAGTGGACGAAGCCTTCTTATGATTCATCACAACCAAAACCTCCTTTGCCCTGAATAGAGGGTTTGACACTCCATTTCCATATTTTTGTCCCATCAAGTCCTCAATATTTGCCTCCTTTGGTTTTGGTCCTTCCATAAGAATGGGCAACTTCTTGGTTTCTACTCCATGTAAGAACAGCTTGGGACTTGTGGCTTAGTGTGCAATGTCATTTTTTTGCCATATTAAGGTTCAATATGATCTAGTTACTTTGGGCACATTAAGTTTTTTTATGTTCATTTTAGCTTTTGTAGTTCCTGCAATCCTCTACAAAATAGTGAGATCCACATGTTCTTGCTAGTCTCACAACTTTGCCATCATAACTTTCTTTGAGTCTGGCCTGTCCATCTTGGTTTATTGTAGACGCCATTCTTATTGCACATGTTTAACACATAAAGCATGCCTAGAATTTGTTGGTTTTCTCAAGTCAATTGTCTCACTAGTGTTTCACAGCATAAAATGTGGTTGACCTCTCCAGACCAAGTATGCTAGTACTAATGCACCCCACCTGCCCCCAGCATCCAATGCATCGCAATTGATCCTACTTCACTGTCTAGGATGTACATATCGCTGATAACTGTGTCCAATAAGGTGAACTGCTTCCTGCAGCATAAGCCAATTGTCCTCCCGCCTTCTTCAAGTATCATCTCAGTCACACCTTACTGAATCATCCACATAGTTGTGGGCATAAAGTACAAAAGCTCTGCTGTTCCCATCCTCTCATTAGCAGACGCATTGCACAAGCCATATACCATAGTTTAGCATCTTTAAAGGCAGACTCTTGGCAAATGACCAACCTTGAGTCTGAGTGCAGAACTAGCAAGTGCCAAGTAGTGTGAGAGATAATTAAAGTAGCATATGGTAATGCATACACATAATTTGTTTACTGTGCCTTCTGTAAATTTCATTCAAATATATGAGTTTGCACATGAATTGATAACAATTTTAATGTTTATACAGATCTATTGCGCTTAATCTGTGACTTATGCTCCTGCTACTTGGGAGTGCATCATTTGCTAAGGTATATACATTGGCAAATTCCCTAATGAGATCTTCCAGATGTTCGAACTCTtgatactcaaatgctttaagGCGGCGATGCCCAGTCAGCAACAGTTAGTCACCAACACAGAAGAACATGAGCTGATAAACTTATGCAGCTATTATTATTGGCAACTTATAATAATTAAATTCAAACAAAGAGTACAATACTtattaaatcattaaatatattagGGAAAACATCAAGTGGTGCTGCATACCTTGGAGCTAAAGAAGGTTTCATGAAATAGTAGTATGCAGACAAAGTTTGATGCATGACATAATTTCCAGTATATTTTGATGACCTTGAGAGGTAGATAACTGCTATCAACAAAGGCAAAAGTATGCAAATTCCAACAATCCCAAGCAAAAGTACTCCACCAGATGCTCCATCAAAATTCAGTAAGAACTGAGGTAAAGCAATTCCCATTTGAAATCCCTAAACACAGTAATATAATGATGTACCTTTAGCTCAAAAGCAAATGCTGAAAATAGAACCAATTTATAGAAACTTAAGCCTTCAATCAGAAAAATACCCACTTGTGAACAAGCAAACTCGCAAGTGGGGGAGTTTTACCTGTCTGCCATCAGGGTGgccatatttttcaaaattttcacgAGAAATAGGATCAGTCAAAGCCTGGTATGCCTTGGATATAAACTCCACAAAGTACTTATGTGCCTCTGGAACATCAGCATGTGATCAAAGTCAGAACAAGGAGAAACATTCAGAATTGCTTAAATAATGATATGAAGGATGGTCTAACATATGGAAGACTTTCAACCTGGATCAGGATTTTTATCCGGATGGTACAGAATTGAGAGTCTTCGATATGCCTTCTTTATTTCTGAGTCTGAAGCTCCCGGCTCCAATCCAAGAATGTCAAATGGCTCAAATGGTTGAGTCTGAAGAACAGCAGATATGCCAAGCACAAACAATCAAAGCGAAATCATAGCATGATGATACCGCTTATAGAAACATTAATATACCATATGGTTAAGATGCCTTCAGTGATTTATCAACAATTTGTTAACATAAGTTGGCTCTGCCTTCATGCTGTTAGTTTGGATCTATCACATAAAGAATAGAGGGACAACCAAAGACATATCTACtatcatataaatataattagCTAGATATTTTTCACTAGACTTTCACTGTTTCCCACCTTTAAAGGAATTTTCGTGAATATGTATTATTTTTGGATGCAACCACCTTGGTTtagctcttttttttctctccttgtttaagagagaaacaagagaagTTCGACAACCAAAAGTCAAGGTGCATTAATCATCTAACATAAATTGAGATCACAACAGTCCATGTCCAATACATATACAACAAAAGGTTTGACAAAGGCATGTTTCACTAAATTAAGGAGAGTAGGCTAAGGTTCCTTTGAAGTGTTAGTAATCTCAGCATGCCCTTGAGAGCATAGAAAATGTAATAGATATTCTCTAAAAGATATAATAAGGTGGATATGGTTTAAACCACAAGGATAAGATTGGAAATTGGTATATCAGAATAAGTCCCAAAGTTAACAATATTACAAATAGTAAAATGGAGAACCGGATGAAACTTTTGAGCATAAGAAATTAAGGTCCAAGGACGGTTATGCCAAGGGCGGGTAGATTGTGTTGAAGGACCAAAAATAAGAACAGAAAGACACGAGAACAAGATGAAAATTTTAGATGATGATGCGAAAAAAGAGTTGAACTGGTGAGGCTAAATTTATACAAAGCAAAGGTTAAATACTTATGAAGATTTATCGTTGTTAAAAATCTAGTAGTAGTAGTTTGAGCAACAAGCACCACCCGAGACATTGAGGTGGAAAAAAATAGATAGCTAAACACCTACAACATCATGAACACAAAAACACAAGCCACACCTCCTAGAGAAGGCTATACTCAATTCCCAGCAACACCTAAAGctaaacaaaaaaggaaaaagaaaacaagcaaAAGCTCAGCAACTGTCCATAGAGTGAGAAGCACCAGAAAATATACAGAAAAGGTAGCGGTTGGAAAAGGGTGAGGTGATGGGAAAAGGTGGAGCAGAGTGGTAATGTGGCGAGCAGGGGTGAGATGAGTGATGATGCTGCTAGAGGTGGTCTGCTGAGCAGGGCTGCAGTTTGACTTGGGGCCTGGGGCTACCATTGATGATCGTGACAAAGGTCCCATGTTGATGCAAGGTCCATTGCTGGAGCTGGGATGCAGTTGTACGATGTGTCTACATGGGACATGCTGAGCCCAGTAGCATGCAGGTTGGTACAGAAAACCTTGTTTTTAACAACTATGCAATCCCATAAAGAGTCAAGTAACATTAATAAAAGTTATGGTACTTGCAATACCTCACGGCTTATATGTTTAATGTAATAAACAAGAATTCCCATGATGACCCAGAGCAGCAAAAGTGTCAGATTGCTACCAGTTGAGAAGTTTGAGATCTGCAAGTAAATCAAAAGGTATACATTACACTAAACCAAATGTGACAACCTCCAGGTATAAACTAGAAGAAACCATAAATGTAATATTTACCCGTTTGAAAATTGATTTATGATACTTCCCCGAATGTGAACATACAGAGCACTGGCAATGAATGGCCTTTGTTTTTTTAGAAGCAGCacggaataacctaagaattgTGTAAGGCACTAGAGGCAGTGCCATTATTGTTAAGATGAAGATTGGAAACAGAGAGCTGTTGTCCTCTGATGCAGCCATTGATGCCTTATGATGTTGGCAAAATAAAACAACTACTATGATCTGCAAAAGGGAGTCAAGATATATCACAAAGAGATGACTGCAACTTGGCAATCAAAATGAGCATTGTATATTTAACAGAACAGATCAAAAATATCACGGTTGCAATCACAAATTATGAGACAATTAACtaaggaaaaaaattatttattgctTGTTCAAATTTATTGAGAAAGGAAGATGACTAGGTACATTGATAATATTCCGATGGTATCCAAGGTAAAACTTTAAGATCAGTGCTAGGGTTACTAACCTCTGTTCGTCAAAATACCTATCAATATCAtataaaatcaattatttgctaATCTCtactttctatttattttattttattttatttatttatttattattttattattatttcttctcttcttcctgtttcttcccgaagcttctcccgttctttcttctttcttttcttctcctcttctcttctcccgacttcttctcctttcttctcccgcgaagGGAGGAGGGCGAGCTCGGGAGAGGACCAACGGGAGCCCACCCCACCGTGGGGAGCGAAGGAAGGGCCTCCGACCGAGGATCGGCGGCGCTACGGCCATGGATCCACCGGTAAGTGGCCccttccctcctccttcttttcttctttttgttcttcttttcttcttctttttttcttttcacgaTTCATCAGATCTCCCTCTTTTCCCGCGAAGCAAGGGGGAAGATCTCCCTGTTGGATAGCTCGGGAGGAGACCGGCCGAGGCCGACGACGCCCGCGACCAGCCAGAAACGCCCTCGGGACGGCTGCGGCCGAGCGTGCGACCGCTCCCCGCGACGGATCCGCGGTCGAAAGACCCCAGGTAAGCccttccccttcccttcctcttcttcttcttcttttcgtttcttctcttttctttttaattaatctaTCCTCCCGAGTGGATCGGGAGGAGGAACTGCaggaaagggaaaacgaggTGGTC
Encoded proteins:
- the LOC103711724 gene encoding dnaJ protein ERDJ2-like gives rise to the protein MAASEDNSSLFPIFILTIMALPLVPYTILRLFRAASKKTKAIHCQCSVCSHSGKYHKSIFKRISNFSTGSNLTLLLLWVIMGILVYYIKHISRETQPFEPFDILGLEPGASDSEIKKAYRRLSILYHPDKNPDPEAHKYFVEFISKAYQALTDPISRENFEKYGHPDGRQGFQMGIALPQFLLNFDGASGGVLLLGIVGICILLPLLIAVIYLSRSSKYTGNYVMHQTLSAYYYFMKPSLAPSKVVDVFIKAAEFMEIPVRRSDDEPLQKLFVAVRSELNLDLKNIKTEQAKFWKQHPSLVKMELLIQAQLTRESAFLSSSLQSDFRRMLELAPRLLEELVKIAVLPRSAQGHGWLRPAIGVVELSQCIIQAVPLSARKTTGGNPEGIAQFLQLPHFNETTVKKIARKKVRTLQELRDMTVEGRAELLTQAAGLSAAEAHDVELVLEMIPSITVEIACETEGEEGIQEGDIVTMYAWVTLRRGNGLIGALPHTPYYPFHKEENFWLLLADPISNDVWMSQKVSFIDEAAAIAAASKAIQETKESLGVGVKEISTAVREAVEKVKNGSRLIMGKFQAPAEGNYNLSSYCLCDSWIGCDRKTNVKLKVLKRSRAGTRGHVAEEGPADEGIEEEEEEEEEDYDDYESEYSDDEDDGKDKKSKLANGVAKGDSSSEGSGTDEE